The Musa acuminata AAA Group cultivar baxijiao chromosome BXJ3-6, Cavendish_Baxijiao_AAA, whole genome shotgun sequence region TAATGCTTGTTTAGGAACGACAATAAAGAGTGCCCAAAATGATCTCATATCTAAGTTTAAAACCTACTTCACTACTTCACCCATCACTCACATAATTATCAAGCATCataatctttaaaaaaatatttaaaatagtcATAAATTTGGAGTTACTTATGATAGATATTATATATGCACCGTAGGGTACGAATGGAATTTCAACAAACAAAGCAATGGGTAGACGTTTCCTTGCCCGGTCTCTCTAACACTGGGCAAAGGAGACTGAAGGAAAGGACACGTAGATAAATCCATCAATCGACTCCGATCTCTCTTCTGCGACCCCAAAGCAGCAAACCGCCGCCCTCCATCTCTTTCTTGCTCGTCGAATCGCATCGGCCGATGGGTTACCTGCCTTCGCTCGGCAGCAAAGCGGCGCACTTCGTGTCCGACATCACCACCGTTCTCCTGAATCCCATCTCCGATGAGCCCTCTAAACCCCATGTAAGTATTAGTaaccctccctctccctctcccgtcTCTTTTATTTTCGTTTGCCGTCGTCAGAAATCTGGTTAATTGATCAGGAACGGCGTTCTTGAGGCTAAAGACACGATATTTGGTTCTTCTTGTTGAAATTAGTCCCGGATTTCACTTGTGTTTGACTTTTTTCTATCCGATTTGGGATGCTCGTTCTGGAACTTCTTATCTTAGGGTtaatcttttgcttcttttgaggttTTTGGTGTTTTTCTTTATCATCTGGCTCTAGTAATGGGCATAGAATCACAAACGCGTTTCTGAACTTAGTTCTTAGTAGTGGATCGTTTCAGATTACTGCGGCTAGTCAATGTTGGTTCGGATGTTTGCTGCTTTGTAAACAGGATGATGTTTCGCGTGAAATTTACTTAGAGGATCTTAAAGAACTGCTGCTTACAATAAATTATATCTTTTTCAAGGACAACTGCTGAAGTCTGGGCTTAGAGGATCTTTTGATTAGTTATGAAATGTAAAAACTCATACTCAGGGTTGTTATTCTTTAACTTTTTCTATTTATAGTTattccattttttttcttttcaattttcgGCGATTATCATATCCTTCAATTTGTATTATTACCCATTTAGTTGATCCTTGTCCCCATACCTGACGTTTTTTAGGAGCCAATGCTAGTCCTGATACCAAGTTTTTAGATATTTCTGGTTCTACAAGTTTCTTCTGTATGTAAATAAAATTTAGTGACTTTTGGAATGTATACCTTTTGAATGCTTAAGAACATCTTTCTCTTGGTTAGGAAGAGGATATGGAGACAAAAAGTATAGAGAAGGAAGATTCTCAGGATGATTCTGAAGATCCAGATGGCCCTGATACGTCTTCGTTTACTGCATTTCTCATCTCCCTTTTATCATCTTCAAACCCAAGTAATCATCCAACAGAAGAGCTAAATGAGCATCATGCAGAAGCTGGAGAGTGGACGTCAAACTCTGCACCTAATGAAAATAGTGGGAGGATATCTCTACTTGCAAGAGGCAAGAGAACATTTGGAAAAGCTATTCACAAGGCAGCTAAGATAAGTGGATTTAGACAGAATTCGGAGCCTAAAATTGATCACAACATAATAAATGAACCAGAGTTGACTGGATGTGATTCGAGATCAGTTACTGTCACAAAGGATTCTGCTACACACTTTGATCTGCCAAACATGTCTGAACCATCATTACTTCTTTCAGAAAATATGCGTGCTGCTCTTTATTTTTCACTGCCAGCATTAGTTAAAGGAAGAAATTGGCTTCTGCTTTACAGGTGCTGAAAAATTCATTTAGTTTGATTATCTGATATTTGCATACTTGTTACTTTGCTTAGTCACTCCCATCTCTTGATGCAGCACATGGAGACATGGGATATCTTTATCGACTCTTTACAGAAGAAGTGCACTTTGTCCTGGTTACACTCTCTTGGTATGACAAGTTCATAGATTTTTAAAAGACCTTAGTTGCTTGCAGGGGAATTGCAAGCTATTCCAGACATTATAGAATGTAGTTCTCTGTTAGATGCAATCAAGTAAAATTTAATGATCTTTCTTCAACTGATAATGATTATGTTTAACAACAATGATTTAATAGATATATGTTCACAGTAGATATAGATACTATCTCGTTTTAGTTTTAAGATGTCAGTTTGTGCAGCAGAAGGCCAATTTATTGAGCCTGTCTCAGTCCTCATTTGTTTGGCGATTTGTTAAGCGATCAAGGAAAGGCCATCCACTGTATACTCTTGAGTCTTTTATTGCTAAATCTGAAATCTTACCATTATCTTAATGCTTATGTTTTTTAtaacattttttttcctttttaatggAGAAAATGAACATATGTTGATTTATTCCGTGGTGTGAATGATATGTAGGAGTTGTTAAGGAAGACGTCCAGGAGACCAACAAATATTATCTAACTTTATTTTCTATGTATCtttttaaaagga contains the following coding sequences:
- the LOC103989481 gene encoding uncharacterized protein LOC103989481, with amino-acid sequence MGYLPSLGSKAAHFVSDITTVLLNPISDEPSKPHEEDMETKSIEKEDSQDDSEDPDGPDTSSFTAFLISLLSSSNPSNHPTEELNEHHAEAGEWTSNSAPNENSGRISLLARGKRTFGKAIHKAAKISGFRQNSEPKIDHNIINEPELTGCDSRSVTVTKDSATHFDLPNMSEPSLLLSENMRAALYFSLPALVKGRNWLLLYSTWRHGISLSTLYRRSALCPGYTLLVVGDTKGAVFGGLIEAPLQPTNQRKYQGTNNNFVFSDLSGNPVIFRTTGTNHYFTLCSSEFLALGGGGHFALYLDGDLLTGSSSSSETFANSCLAHSEDFQVKEVELWGFVYASKYNEMLDLCRVEKAGICRW